Below is a genomic region from Carassius carassius chromosome 50, fCarCar2.1, whole genome shotgun sequence.
TCGTAAGCTTTCTCTATATCAAAGCTGATCACCGTGTGAATGAATGACGCGTATCATGTGACGTAGCATAGATCCGCCTTCGTGTGTTCAGTTAGGTCCTGTAGGCCAAGATAAAATTCAACTGATTTTCACATCTGACATTTAGTTATACAACATTGCTTGAATCGCGCATAGTTGCTATAATGTCAGGAAGAGGTAAAGGAGGTAAGGGACTCGGGAAAGGAGGCGCTAAGCGTCACAGGAAGGTTCTTCGGGATAACATCCAGGGCATCACCAAACCCGCCATCCGTCGTCTCGCTCGCCGCGGCGGAGTCAAGCGTATCTCCGGTCTGATCTACGAGGAGACCCGCGGTGTATTGAAGGTGTTTCTGGAGAACGTGATCCGCGATGCTGTCACCTACACCGAGCACGCCAAGAGAAAGACCGTCACCGCCATGGACGTCGTGTACGCGCTGAAGCGACAGGGACGCACTCT
It encodes:
- the LOC132133106 gene encoding histone H4, whose protein sequence is MSGRGKGGKGLGKGGAKRHRKVLRDNIQGITKPAIRRLARRGGVKRISGLIYEETRGVLKVFLENVIRDAVTYTEHAKRKTVTAMDVVYALKRQGRTLYGFGG